The nucleotide sequence GAGTTAAGCAAAAAAGGAGATATTAGTCTACTTCCAGTCAATAAAGAAAAATACATTTCATTTACACTTAACGATGCTGTTACTAATATAAAATTTCGATTTATTGATTCATTAAGATTTTTAGGAGCCTCTTTAGATGAATTGGTttcaacattaaataaaaatgacttTAAAATTTGCAAGCGAGAATTTAGCAGTTTAAGTGACGATGaatttaaattaataactaaaaaaggggTATTTTGCTATGATTTTATTGATTCTTGGGAAAAATTAAACATTACCGATTTACCTCCAATAGAGACATTTTATAATAAGCTAAACGATACGAATCTTACAGATGAGAAGTATGCTCATGCTAAAATAGTTTGGGATACCTTTAACATTGAAAATTTAGGTCAATATTCAGATTTGTACTTAAAAACCGATATTGTGCTTTTAGCAGATGTTTTTGAAACTTTccgcaaaaaatgttttataacttATGGGTTAGATCCAGCCTGGTACTACACAATGCCCGGTTATTCTTGGGATTGTATGTTGAAATACGTGGGGTGTAACCTCGAGTTATTGCGTGACGTTGACATGATACTATTTATGGAGAAAGCAATTCGTGGAGGAATTTCAGTATGTAGCGGTAGAATGTCGGAGGCCAATAATAAGTACATGCCTAATTATGACCCCGCACAGCCCTCAAAATACTTAATGTATTTTGATGTCAATAATTTATATGGGTGGGCTATGGGAGAACCCTTACCCTACGGAGGGTTCGAATGGATGGATGCCAAAGACATTGATGTTATGTCTGTACCTGATGACTCTCCCGTAGGGTACATGTTACAAGTTGACTTGGACTATCCTCGCAAATTACATGATCTGCACTCAGATTTTCCATTCGCTGCCGAACACCGCAAAGCTTTGGGTTCAAATCATACTAAACTAATGACAACactttataataaaaaagaatatatcgttcattatagaaatttaaaacaaatgctGGCTAATGGGTTAGTTTTAAAAAAgatacataaaattttgaaatttaagcAGTCTGCGTGGCTGCGACCCTACATAGAATTAAATACTCGACTTAGAGCTGCAGCTACGAACGATTTTGGAAGAAATTTATACAAATTGGCCAATAATAGTGTATTTGGAAAGACTATGGAGAATATAAGGAAACATAGAATAGTAAAACTAGTCAGATCATGGAATGGGCGATATGGTgctaaaaatttaatttctagTGCCAGGTTTCATAGCAGAAagatatt is from Diabrotica virgifera virgifera chromosome 9, PGI_DIABVI_V3a and encodes:
- the LOC126891148 gene encoding uncharacterized protein LOC126891148; protein product: MSGYDSHFIISELSKKGDISLLPVNKEKYISFTLNDAVTNIKFRFIDSLRFLGASLDELVSTLNKNDFKICKREFSSLSDDEFKLITKKGVFCYDFIDSWEKLNITDLPPIETFYNKLNDTNLTDEKYAHAKIVWDTFNIENLGQYSDLYLKTDIVLLADVFETFRKKCFITYGLDPAWYYTMPGYSWDCMLKYVGCNLELLRDVDMILFMEKAIRGGISVCSGRMSEANNKYMPNYDPAQPSKYLMYFDVNNLYGWAMGEPLPYGGFEWMDAKDIDVMSVPDDSPVGYMLQVDLDYPRKLHDLHSDFPFAAEHRKALGSNHTKLMTTLYNKKEYIQSAWLRPYIELNTRLRAAATNDFGRNLYKLANNSVFGKTMENIRKHRIVKLVRSWNGRYGAKNLISSARFHSRKIFNENLVAIELIKSDLVFNKPLYIGMTVLDISKLCMYQFHYDYMLPKLGADKCNLMYMDTDSFICELYCHDAYEEVIKQDLSKFDTSDYAVDNIYNIPRVNKKVLGVMKDENKGEIMTKFVGLRSKMYTFKVQSGRITKKAKGTKYNIVKNVIKFDDYVNCLNDFKEQTATQHSIRSYSHNVYSIEQTKIAQVLMTIKDI